Part of the Benincasa hispida cultivar B227 chromosome 12, ASM972705v1, whole genome shotgun sequence genome is shown below.
TCAAAGGATAGATAAACATAGAAGAATAAAACATGAACAGAACACGAAGTTTGATAACTCAGTTCAATGCAATACCATAACGTCTAGGGGCAGTGTGTccataaaagataaattcactAATATAATGTCAAACGATTACAACATTGTATTTATCTATAAATAAACGACAATTATAGTGACAATCAAATAGCTTAACTTCTAGAATGATCACTTAGGCTCTCTTTAAGTGTGAGCCACCCTCTCAACTTCTATCTTACCAACTTCAAATGAAGAACACTTTACTTGGAGAACTTAGACTACCCCTAAGTTTGAGAATCCTTTCGCAAAATGTAATAAACGATTTACCAAGATCTAAAGAAACACTAAGATCGAAAATAGCACAAACTTCACAATCGTAAGATTGAAATATTTGTGTTTTCCGCCACTAATACAAGACAATGACTCAAAATCTACTTCAAAGCGGCAACCCTAAAAGGACCACATTCTCTTAAATATGAACAAGGAAAAAAGCAAACCAAACCCTCACCATAATCTGTAGAGCccagaaaaagaaacaaatatgtGAGAACATATGCATGGTACTTTTTATATGAGgaaaatatattatgtctagAACAACATTAATAGGGATATTATTCTGTCTGGAACTATATTTGCAAAGGCATCGTGAAGGATAATCCTAAGGATAAGATGACAAACTATAACCGCTTAACAAATATTGCCAACACAAAAACTAGTAAGATTTAGAATAGTCATCGAAGTAAATGACTATTCTAATATCTTACTAATACTCTTGTTTTCCTTTATATGTTCATGTGTTAGCACTATTCTAATGCAAGAGATATGgcattttagaaatttaatccCAAGAAAAACTCTTTTTCTAATAAACCCTAAAAAACCTAATGAATACTATTTGCTTCTTATATTTCACATCGTGTAttagaatcaaatttataacaaCTCTAAGGAAGTTTTAGTTGGAAGATCTTGATCAAGTCAAGTTTTCAAAGTTAGTTGTCTATCAATACTCAAGATTGTGGAGAAATTAATGGGAGAAATCGTTATTAATCTGGTGTCTTCCCAAAATATCAACTAATTGTGTGATTGTTTAATTAACTTATTAGAGATCAAACATTTGATTTTCATTATTAAGTTTCAAAGAGAGTTCCCATTTTACAACAATGGCTTCAAAAGCTAGCGTCGCATCTTTCGCACTCCTCCTCACTCTCAATCTGCTCTCTTTATCTTTGGTTTCCTCTTGTAGCGATTGCTACGATCCGTCCAACCCTACACCTACACCTTCACCTTTACCTTCATCCGAGGAGGGAAAACGATGCCCCAAAGACACTCTTAAATTCGGTATTTGCGCGAAATTACTCAAAGGTCGGACCGACGTTGCCATCGACAAGCGACCGGACACTCCATGCTGTAGTTTGATGGAAGGGCTTATAGATCTTGAAGCTGCTATATGCCTTTGCGTTGCTATGAAAGCTAATATTTTGGGCAAGAAACTAAACATCCCCCTCTCTCTCACCTTGATACTCAGTGCCTGCAATAAGAAAGTTCCAAAAGGCTACCACTGCTAATTTTATTTCTATCTTTAAATTTGCATTGTTTATTTTAGAATAATTCTAACAATTCTTccttctttatttgttttttggGTTAGGTTTATGACTTTTCTCATTAGTgattgtattttttaaattagaaatcaaaGCTCTCATCCTTTCCATTTTGTATATATCTatccttaatttatttttcctcaaaattatgaacattttctttttaaaataattgaaagttCAGTTTGGATTAAAATCTCGTGATTTAAGGACTTACAAAAATACAAacaagaaattaattaaaaaccattcatttactattatttgtttttttttttccgtctAAATTATCTTTGAACCAAATTATTATTGCAATGAAGTTATATTTCATTACAAATTCTAGAAGGGTTCCCtacaattaaaatttcaaactataAGAGTAATtcaaaacattatatatatttgaatataatccATTGTAATTATATTCCAaaactttttctaaaaaaaaaaaccattttttttttacaaaaggtATTTTTGATTAAATTCGTGAAGTAAAGAAATCGAACTTCTGATCTTGAGGTTGACAAAATAAGTAGTTGTGTtcattttaatcttaaaaaagtCAAAACTTATGAAATTATTAGGATTAACATCATCAACCATCAATAATTATTTACAAATAGtgcccaaatttaaatagtctatatatgatagaccatattattggtctATCGATGTTATACATAATTACCCTATTATTTACCACAGTATATATAAGTTTATCCTAGGATACATTATcgctcaaattaaaattgatagtaagatcatataaataaatacaaaaaaaattataccaaACTTAAAATCTAAAACTATTACTTATATCCGttaagagaaattatttttaagtcAGGATGGCCAAGTGGTAGCAAGCTTTTAGCCATTGGAATCTCAGTTTATGTAGTTATTCAATGTATGTTTAGTTATATATTTATGGATATTTAGTTTTGGACAGTTGCAAGAAtggcaagaaaaaaaaattgtaaacttagtaataattttctttttatatttacaaatatagcaaacaaaaaaaaaatcctattctcatttttattattttagtctCTCTTTTTGGTGTATCACTCATATGTcagtttggctcaccaacatgtgagttgagtttgtataatataccaactcattgtttggctttggtggagttgagttggtatattttaccaactcatccCAACTCACTCCAACTCCCCCTTCTCATGTTTTAAATAGTTTCACCCATCGGCCATTCCCACACTTCGAGAACTAACTTCAGgatccgacaaccacctccgatgacaacttcAGCAACTAACTtcgggctccgacaaccacctccgttGACAACTCCGGTGACCAATTTcgggctccaacaaccacttcCGATGACAATTCCGACGAAGAAATCCATAGCTCTGACGACCAACTCCAACAATCAATTATGGcctttgacaaccacctccggtgACCCAACTCTGACAATAACCTTCACGctaccaactccgacgaccaattgGCTCTAACAACAAACTCCAATGACCAACTCCAACAATCACCTTCGTAGGCTCTAataaccacctccgactacaaactccgatGAAAACCACAttcgatgatcacctttgaACGAGCAACGCCGACGACCAACTtgaggcttcgacaaccaccttcaacgacaaactccgacaaccaactctaataccaacttCATGAGACGGAATTTTGGCCTTGATTACATGAATACAACAATGTTCAAGGCAATGGTGGAGGGGTCATGATCTTTAAATAACTTAGATCTGAAAGACCAGTAGCCGACCGAAGTACGTATTTGAATCTTTTTATTCATGCCTTTGTCATCATTCatgggttaatttgaatattgtttcttttgttttagaGTACATTATGTTTCTAGTACATCATAGTTCAATTACGATGATTCAATTCGTCTTGTTGGTAACGATTTTGAATAATGTGTATcgataaattatttatacactAATGTTATACTTGAAATCTTTTTTCATTTGAACGGGTGGTTAGCTTTTAAAAGATACTGATACACTTATACTACACCAATATCATActtgaaatgaattttgaattgaCATTGCAATACTACTATATTACACCAATGTTGTACTTGCACTACAAGAAATGAACCTTCTCCCAACGTGAAAAACCGTCAGCAGACACTAGAAACCACATTGGGAGAAGCTCTACCAATGACAAAACATGTCGGGAGTTTACCGGGAGTAACGCCTCGGGAGAGACGGAAGTAGCCCATCAACAGTTAGAATAAACTTTCGATGGTGTATGTATGCCATCGACAACTATAATCTCCCAACGGTCAGTTTACGCTGTTGGTGGATAGGTGTTCTCCCAACGACTTCTTTGACCGGTCGGTAAATATCCACAAACACACCAAACTTTTAACTTGCGTAACCTACCAATGACGTGTCGGGAGATAATGTGTCCTCCGAAGGTCTTTCACTCGTTGGGACTTCTAttgacattttcattttttttaattatggtcttcataatttaataatgttatataaatattaattttataaagcaAAAATTTGTTGATAACATTGAAATCAACCTTTTAGTTCACAATGATGTCTCTTCATACCATTGTAAACATCCATACAATATATCACCTAAGTATTCCATAAAAGCATAAAATttccaataataaaaaaaaaaaaaacataacgtTGAAATCACCCTAGCTATATAGATACTCCATGAAATATATAAGTAGCTGTTCACATGAGTCGCATTATGTTGGCATGATTTTCGGGTTGATACTTCAAGAGCACCTCAAAATCTCCAACATTACCTAAAATGATATTAAGGTACCCACTGGTGGCCAAGAAAAAGCTGAAATGGTGGCAAACAAGACCTGAAACGGGTGACCGCTGAGGGAGTTCTAAAGCCGCTAGGGACAACAAAAAATGGGTAAACATATTCTCCATCAATCTTCCCCTTCATTGAAAGTTATTGCTGAATTAACATTCGAATCATACTTTTAAGTCTATAATCCTCCACTATTAATCAGACCCATAATTGTTAACTCAAAAAAGGAACATGAAATTCCCGCAGAAAAAGATGAAATCAAAACCCCAGAAAGATTTTCACTAGAAACATGTTCTTAAAACAAATAGACAACCAACAGAAATAGAGAGAGGAAGAGGAGAGACCTAAAATGGCGAGCTCCTCCGTAGAAAGGAGGGTCTGAAGGAggaaaaaggagagaaaaagagaagaaaacacGGCAGGCGGCAGGACGTTGAATGTGACGGATGAGGAAGGGTTAGAGGCAGATCTGGAAAATGAGGGAGAGATGAGAAACACGATGGCGGACGTGAGGCTGAGTACGATGGACGAGGAAAGGCTAAAGGCAGATATGGAAAATGAGGGAGAGACTAGGCACACGATAAAGGGAATAAAATTGATGGAGGAAAATATGAGGGTTTTATAAAACATCTACTGATGCTCATTTAACCAATCGAGAGATATGCTATCTTCCGACGCCCCTTTTATACTGTCGGCAGTTCCTCTAAAATTACATTTGTTTCGGGATCTGCCGATGGGTAAGGATACGACATCAAAGATTCTACCTATCTTCCGACGCCCATTATACAGCGTCGGGAGTTATTTCAAACCTTCCAACGCCTAAATATCCGATGGAGAATGCTTGTTCTCCTGACCACTTTCTTCCGACGCTGAAATTATGCATCCGTAGAAAgcttttttcttgtagtgattgatatttaatttagcataaatataatttgatGTACTATTTTTTGATAAGATAATTGATATATTGTCAATACAACGATGTTAAACTTAAGATGAATTTAGAATGAGTGTTGATATACTACTTATACTCTATTGATAtacttgaaataattttttaatgattagtaataatatattattgatacaTTACTTATATATATGCGTGTGTGTATAATAGCTAGATTTGAGAAGAACTTtaaggaaagaataaataaTCTCCGAAGGAAAACAAATAATAGCCCGTGAAATTTGTAGAATCCTGTTGATAAATAaggaaaaatttgtaaaatctaTTACAAGTCACGGAGCAATGTCCTTGACATGTTGAAAGACGTGTCATTAAGGACGGGAACGTACACAAATAACTATGCACCATAcatatcaatatataaaaaagaaatgtcCAGGCAGAAACTCCACGATATAAAACATGTTGTGACTATAACATAATACAAAGACATGTTGTGAAACATGTTGGACAAGTTTTTCCTATAATAAAATCAGCCAATCACATTATCGTGACAATGTataacataaaataacacaaagcttaattaattaaattaatttagagtattttgatatttttctaattttaagtttgaaaattaaaaatatgaatTATACCAAACcgatattaaaattttcaacattgTCAAAGTGATCAAagctcaattgacataaaaACTTATACGATCAATCTTTGATATCAAATTGACGAAGTCAACAAGTGAAATTAAGATTTGAAATCTATGTTaccttattttattcaattaagTTACTCTCATTTACTACATCGTATTAAATCATGATTATGGTTAGTATATGGCTAACGAATACTTAGGTAACATTGAGAATGACAAAGTTTTACCTTTTAgctttattttacttttttttttttatttatatatcttTCAACTATAAAAACACAGGGTTAAaagaaaagagttttaacaaaatgaaaagaaataggAGAACGAGAAAAGGAAGGTCATTGGAGCAAGAGAAAACCAAAgcttttgtatatatttatgaGAATCAGAGGCACAATATATATAAAGGCTAGGACGAAAAACTCTTGCCCTAAATACACATACAAGATAATTCCTCATGTAACAGAAATAATAAGGAGTAAGAAAATTTGTTAATATTGGACCCTTATAACATAGGCTTACATtgaggaaaaataaatataaaagggTCGAATTAATGGGCTTCCTTAACACCTCTGCAAATCGATGGCAGGTGCAACGACAACAATTAGCTTGCTCTTTAGTGTGGAAAAGCTAACAGCGGACAATGACTTGGCGAGAGCATTAAATATTGGTTCAAATGCATGAAGGTGACAGATCTGAATCTTCTACTTGAAAACAAGATCATAAACAGAATATATATATCAAGTTCAACATATTTTGTTTCAGAGTGTAAGAAAGAATTTACAAGCAAATGCACTGCACTGAGATTGTCACAACACAAAATAGGAGGGTGAGATAAATCAATACAAAGTTTCGTTAAAAGGGAACGAATCCACAACCATTTTAGTAGCCACAAGGGCAAGATACCGATATTCGGCCTTCATGTTGGAACGAGATATAATTGACTACTTCTTGGAACCCAAGTAACCAGGTTCCCaccaaagaaaacacaaaaccCAGAAGTTGATTTTTGATCATCAGGATTCGATGCCCAATCAACATTAGCAAAACCATGGAGCATTAAATGAGTAGTCCCATAAAGCAATAAGCCATGAGATAAAGCACCCTTCAAATAACGCAAGATACATTTAACCAATTGCCAGTGGAAAATAGTTGGTGAATGCATGAATTGACATGCTTTGTTAACACTATAAGAGATTTCTGGATGTGAAAGAGTAACATATTACAAAGCACCAATGACACTTCGATATGTATGTGGATCATCAAATTTCTCACCTTGATAAACAAATGGTATAGGATCCTTACCATAAGAGTGGTGATCGGTTTAGCCTCAGCCATCTGGGTATGATGTAATAGATCCAAAATGTACTTAGATTGAGAAAGAAACATACCTTCAGTTGTAGGATAAGATATCTCAATCCCAAGAAAATAGTTAAGCTGACCAAGGTCTTTCAAGGAAAAAGTGGAATGCAGAGATTGAAC
Proteins encoded:
- the LOC120068535 gene encoding 14 kDa proline-rich protein DC2.15-like; amino-acid sequence: MASKASVASFALLLTLNLLSLSLVSSCSDCYDPSNPTPTPSPLPSSEEGKRCPKDTLKFGICAKLLKGRTDVAIDKRPDTPCCSLMEGLIDLEAAICLCVAMKANILGKKLNIPLSLTLILSACNKKVPKGYHC